One genomic segment of Desulfomicrobium sp. ZS1 includes these proteins:
- a CDS encoding YdcF family protein, whose product MRTSDDLRKRRPSSLFILTSILVVAVAAVLLLSVALESVLVVSKPLPKADVMVVMAGGRDVRLPPVAALYKEGVAQRVLLTNDGIFAGWSTKYDRNLYLVEWAREDLLEMGIPEGAIVLLRYTASGTIHDALNTLDYVRAHPEIRSLLVVTTDYHTRRTLWTFELVFEGEGTQIGVSPVPDLSQSWWRRAQVAYLEFLKYVYYRLRY is encoded by the coding sequence TCTGGTCGTTGCGGTTGCGGCCGTGCTGTTGCTGTCGGTAGCCCTTGAATCTGTGCTTGTTGTTTCTAAGCCGTTGCCCAAAGCGGACGTCATGGTTGTCATGGCGGGAGGCCGTGATGTGAGGCTCCCGCCGGTTGCGGCATTGTATAAAGAAGGTGTTGCGCAACGGGTTCTGCTGACCAACGATGGCATATTTGCTGGCTGGTCCACGAAATACGACAGGAATCTCTATTTGGTCGAATGGGCAAGGGAAGATCTGCTTGAAATGGGAATCCCTGAGGGTGCGATAGTTCTTCTGCGCTACACGGCCAGCGGCACCATCCACGACGCCCTGAATACTCTGGATTACGTTCGTGCCCATCCTGAGATCCGCAGCCTGCTTGTGGTTACGACGGACTACCATACTCGCAGAACTCTCTGGACCTTTGAGCTTGTCTTTGAAGGGGAGGGGACCCAGATCGGGGTTTCTCCTGTCCCGGATCTCTCACAGTCCTGGTGGCGTCGCGCACAGGTCGCGTATCTCGAATTTTTGAAGTACGTGTACTACCGCTTGAGGTATTGA
- the xrtA gene encoding exosortase A → MELLKNQKNLIIWVVFLAVAAGVVYWPIVVPMVRQWAADDNYSHGFLVPFIAGYLAYMRRDELLEAEIRPAESGLGLILFGLAMLLFGWLGTEYFTMRASLVVIIAGSVLYILGWKIFRILLAPLAYLLLMIPIPYIIYDAAAFPLKLFVTKVSVLVLKAMGIVIWQEGNILMFPNITLEVADACSGLRSIMSLLALGTAYAFVLHSSVRDRVVLIGSTLPIAVFTNCLRVIATGVLAQHFGAAAAEGFFHEFAGFFVFFAAVVMFVALGAALKRWS, encoded by the coding sequence ATGGAACTCTTGAAGAATCAAAAGAATCTGATCATCTGGGTTGTTTTTCTGGCCGTTGCCGCCGGGGTCGTCTATTGGCCGATTGTCGTGCCCATGGTCAGGCAGTGGGCTGCCGACGACAATTATTCGCACGGCTTTCTTGTGCCCTTCATCGCCGGGTATCTGGCCTACATGCGTCGGGACGAGCTCCTGGAGGCAGAGATCAGGCCTGCGGAGTCCGGCCTTGGCCTCATCCTCTTCGGGCTGGCCATGCTTCTTTTCGGCTGGCTGGGCACGGAATACTTCACCATGCGCGCCTCGTTGGTGGTCATCATCGCGGGTTCGGTGCTCTATATCCTGGGCTGGAAGATTTTCAGGATTCTCCTTGCCCCCCTGGCCTATCTGCTGCTCATGATCCCGATTCCCTACATCATCTACGACGCCGCCGCCTTTCCGCTGAAGCTCTTCGTGACCAAGGTCTCGGTCCTGGTCTTGAAGGCCATGGGCATCGTCATCTGGCAGGAAGGCAACATCCTCATGTTCCCGAACATCACCCTTGAAGTGGCGGATGCCTGCAGCGGACTGCGCTCCATCATGTCCCTGCTGGCCCTGGGCACGGCATACGCCTTCGTGCTGCACTCCTCGGTTCGGGACCGGGTGGTGCTCATCGGCTCCACGCTGCCTATTGCGGTCTTCACCAACTGCCTGCGGGTCATCGCCACGGGGGTCCTGGCCCAACATTTCGGGGCGGCGGCGGCCGAGGGCTTTTTTCACGAATTCGCGGGATTCTTCGTCTTTTTTGCCGCGGTGGTCATGTTCGTGGCCCTGGGCGCGGCACTCAAGAGGTGGTCATGA
- a CDS encoding exosortase C-terminal domain/associated protein EpsI yields MNIRFRFIFIMLLLAGAGTYMSFHRDLEVPLGRPFGEFPASHEGWRMIGQANLGENILKVLMPTDYLSRRYAREDGSSVDMYLSFFNGSPDAGRIHSPKHCLPGGGWTEISSTHTTLDLGGEAVNLARAVYAMGSKREVIYYWFSVRGRTMSDEFALKLAEITGSMLHRRRDQSFMRISVQGDGSQEEAEKLIEDFLQDFYPLIRDFLPN; encoded by the coding sequence ATGAACATTCGCTTCCGTTTTATTTTCATCATGCTTCTTTTGGCCGGGGCCGGAACGTACATGAGTTTTCACCGCGATCTCGAAGTACCCCTGGGGCGGCCCTTCGGGGAGTTTCCGGCCAGCCATGAGGGCTGGCGCATGATCGGGCAGGCAAACCTCGGCGAAAATATCCTCAAGGTGCTCATGCCGACGGACTACCTCTCCCGGCGCTATGCCAGAGAGGATGGATCAAGCGTCGATATGTATTTAAGTTTTTTCAATGGTAGTCCCGATGCGGGCAGGATTCACTCGCCCAAGCATTGTTTGCCGGGCGGCGGCTGGACGGAAATATCCTCCACGCACACCACGCTGGATCTGGGCGGGGAGGCGGTCAACCTGGCCCGGGCCGTGTACGCCATGGGCAGCAAGCGGGAGGTCATCTACTACTGGTTTTCCGTGCGCGGCAGAACCATGTCGGACGAGTTTGCCCTGAAGCTTGCCGAGATCACGGGTTCCATGCTCCATCGCCGCCGGGATCAGAGCTTTATGAGGATTTCCGTGCAAGGGGATGGCAGTCAGGAGGAGGCGGAGAAATTGATCGAAGATTTCCTGCAGGATTTCTATCCGCTCATTCGCGATTTTTTGCCAAACTAG
- the prsK gene encoding XrtA/PEP-CTERM system histidine kinase PrsK — translation MTPSFVSFLTTLCAVILALGFAARMLLGVMRADRSRASGALALALLLSAGLEALDLLTLLYPETVQAWRMAGLLVEGALGPAWIWFTALFARDYEEGRLPGTQRALIFLSCLMLPWAGYLAAQGAYFAPDFAAEGLLFLLPGSFYFYIGFAVCCVAALLNIEATLAAAVHHRRWKIKFILLGAVSILAALILYYSQSLLHRSIDMSLAGLRSLALLLGSAMMWFSDLRRGPEVRISFSRRLAFKSVVLVAAGLYLVGLGLLGEGARLFGDDLGRAVLLVVSFLAGLGLLVVFLSDTVRRKIRLFLQMHFYGEKYDYRIQWVQFTQHLASARTQSELQQAALSACCETFGIVGAGLFLFDHGRKLYLPVSLVETDQHEGGFKEDSPLVTALESRRSVLRATDVDDPSPWLARAGFAIPIFREDVLDGFVLLGPPINPKEEYDEEDFELMDTMARHISSALLNMRLLDQLARSREMEIMGKVSAFVLHDLKNHVYTLSLMADNAQKHIANPEFQKDMVDSLGSTVGKMKILISQLKGLPDRHTLKREPVGLLSLAKDATRPLPQERLDFQGPDARVMVDSAEMGKVILNLCLNALEASTLGQTISVTVGEDPEPFVRVTDHGVGIAEEFMAGGLFEPFKSTKAKGMGIGLYQCKQIVEAHGGRIEVRSALGEGAEFVVCIGDRRDL, via the coding sequence ATGACCCCTTCCTTCGTTTCCTTTCTGACAACTCTGTGCGCCGTCATCCTGGCCCTGGGATTTGCCGCGCGCATGCTGCTTGGCGTCATGCGCGCCGATCGGTCGCGGGCCTCGGGAGCCCTGGCCCTAGCGCTGCTGCTGTCTGCCGGACTGGAAGCGCTGGATCTGCTGACGCTCCTGTACCCCGAAACGGTGCAGGCCTGGCGTATGGCCGGGCTGCTGGTGGAAGGAGCCTTGGGACCGGCCTGGATCTGGTTCACGGCCCTTTTTGCCCGGGATTATGAAGAGGGCCGGCTGCCCGGAACGCAGCGAGCGCTGATTTTTCTGTCTTGCCTCATGCTGCCCTGGGCCGGGTACCTGGCTGCGCAGGGCGCCTATTTTGCGCCGGATTTCGCGGCCGAAGGCCTTCTTTTCCTCCTTCCCGGCAGCTTTTATTTCTATATCGGTTTTGCCGTGTGCTGCGTCGCGGCGCTTCTCAACATTGAGGCCACTCTGGCGGCGGCCGTGCATCATCGTCGCTGGAAGATCAAATTTATTCTTCTGGGGGCCGTGAGCATTCTGGCCGCCTTGATTCTCTATTACAGTCAGAGCCTTTTGCATCGTTCCATCGACATGAGCTTGGCGGGCCTGCGCTCCCTGGCCCTGCTTCTGGGCTCGGCCATGATGTGGTTTTCGGACCTGCGGCGCGGCCCCGAAGTACGGATCAGCTTTTCGAGGCGGCTGGCCTTCAAATCCGTGGTCCTGGTCGCGGCCGGGTTGTATCTGGTTGGGCTCGGGCTGCTCGGCGAGGGCGCGCGCCTTTTTGGAGACGATCTGGGTCGGGCCGTGCTGCTGGTGGTCAGCTTTTTGGCCGGGCTCGGGCTCCTGGTCGTTTTTCTCTCGGACACGGTACGCCGCAAGATCCGCCTTTTTCTGCAGATGCATTTTTACGGTGAAAAGTATGATTACCGCATCCAGTGGGTGCAGTTCACCCAGCATTTGGCTTCGGCCCGCACGCAAAGCGAGCTGCAGCAGGCGGCATTGTCGGCCTGCTGCGAAACCTTCGGCATTGTCGGCGCGGGGCTTTTTCTGTTCGATCATGGTCGCAAGCTCTATCTGCCCGTCAGCTTGGTGGAGACGGACCAACACGAAGGCGGTTTCAAGGAAGATTCGCCCCTAGTGACGGCGCTTGAATCCCGGCGCTCCGTGCTGCGCGCGACGGATGTGGACGACCCCTCGCCCTGGCTCGCGCGGGCTGGCTTCGCCATTCCCATTTTTCGCGAAGACGTGCTGGACGGATTCGTGCTGCTGGGCCCACCCATCAATCCGAAGGAAGAGTACGACGAGGAGGACTTCGAGCTGATGGACACCATGGCCCGGCACATATCGTCGGCCCTCTTGAATATGCGCCTTTTGGACCAATTGGCCCGGTCGCGGGAGATGGAGATCATGGGCAAGGTGTCGGCCTTTGTGCTCCATGATTTGAAGAATCACGTCTATACGCTCTCGCTCATGGCCGACAACGCGCAAAAGCATATCGCCAATCCCGAGTTCCAGAAGGATATGGTTGACTCCCTGGGAAGCACGGTGGGCAAGATGAAGATTCTCATTTCGCAGCTCAAAGGCCTCCCCGACCGTCATACCCTGAAGCGCGAGCCTGTGGGCCTTCTGTCCCTCGCAAAAGACGCCACCCGCCCACTGCCGCAGGAACGTCTGGACTTTCAGGGTCCGGACGCGCGGGTCATGGTCGACAGCGCGGAGATGGGCAAGGTGATCCTCAACCTTTGCCTCAACGCACTGGAGGCTTCTACGCTGGGCCAAACCATATCCGTCACGGTCGGGGAGGATCCGGAACCGTTTGTACGGGTTACGGATCATGGCGTGGGCATTGCCGAGGAGTTCATGGCCGGCGGTCTCTTCGAGCCGTTCAAGTCCACCAAGGCCAAGGGCATGGGGATAGGGCTCTATCAATGCAAGCAGATCGTGGAGGCCCACGGCGGACGCATCGAAGTGCGCAGTGCGCTGGGCGAGGGTGCTGAATTTGTTGTCTGTATTGGGGACAGGCGGGATTTGTGA
- the prsR gene encoding PEP-CTERM-box response regulator transcription factor, with translation MEHLLIVDDNEDVLTQLKWGLTSESYTLHLAANVDEALAVFRKLRPGVVTLDLGLPPHVESSEEGFRGLVEMLKLEPSAKIIVVTGNDERENALQAIKLGAFDFFRKPIDLDELRVIIRRAFHLHAIERESVVQQDEAASEVKDNCGIVGSCAAMRGVLGLIDKVAASDVPILISGESGTGKELVARAIHSKSLRKHGPMICINCGAIPENLIESELFGHEKGAFTGAASMVRGKVEYASDGTLFLDEIGELPVNLQVKLLRFLQEMVIQRVGGRKDIPVNVRIIAATNIDIAAAIAQGRFREDLYYRIGVVNIHLPPLREREDDVRILAEYFLERIARDLGKPLAGFTPEALACLNTYGWPGNIRELENKLRRAVLLADSTLLTAEELGFGESAFALNGLGLADKTLKEARAMLEKKMVLAALAKFEGNIVKASEALGISRPTMYDLLKKHEIEN, from the coding sequence TTGGAACATCTGCTTATCGTTGACGATAACGAGGACGTCCTGACCCAGCTCAAATGGGGCCTGACTTCGGAATCCTACACGCTCCATTTGGCCGCCAATGTCGACGAGGCGCTAGCTGTCTTTCGCAAGCTCCGCCCCGGTGTGGTAACCTTGGACTTGGGCCTGCCTCCGCACGTGGAGTCTTCGGAGGAGGGGTTCCGGGGGCTGGTGGAGATGCTCAAGCTTGAGCCCTCGGCCAAGATTATTGTCGTCACCGGCAACGATGAGCGTGAAAACGCCTTGCAGGCAATCAAGCTGGGAGCCTTTGATTTTTTCCGCAAACCCATTGATCTGGACGAGCTGCGGGTCATCATCCGCCGCGCTTTTCATTTGCATGCCATCGAGCGGGAAAGCGTGGTCCAGCAGGACGAAGCCGCGAGCGAGGTCAAGGACAACTGCGGGATTGTGGGCTCATGCGCGGCCATGCGCGGGGTGCTCGGACTCATCGACAAGGTCGCGGCTTCGGACGTGCCGATCCTCATTTCCGGCGAAAGCGGTACGGGCAAGGAGCTGGTGGCCAGGGCCATCCATTCCAAGAGCCTGCGTAAGCACGGCCCCATGATCTGCATCAACTGCGGAGCAATCCCCGAAAACTTGATCGAATCCGAGCTGTTCGGGCATGAAAAAGGGGCTTTCACCGGTGCCGCCTCCATGGTCAGGGGCAAGGTCGAGTATGCCAGCGACGGGACTCTCTTTCTGGACGAGATCGGGGAACTGCCCGTCAACCTGCAGGTCAAGCTGCTCAGATTCCTGCAGGAGATGGTCATTCAGCGTGTCGGGGGCAGAAAGGACATCCCCGTCAATGTGCGCATCATCGCGGCCACGAACATCGATATCGCCGCGGCCATTGCCCAGGGGCGTTTTCGGGAAGATCTGTATTACCGCATCGGCGTGGTCAATATCCATCTTCCTCCCCTGCGGGAACGGGAAGATGACGTACGGATTCTGGCCGAATATTTTCTGGAGCGCATCGCCCGCGACCTGGGCAAGCCCCTTGCCGGGTTCACGCCGGAGGCCCTGGCCTGTCTCAATACCTACGGCTGGCCAGGCAATATTCGCGAGCTTGAAAACAAGCTGCGGCGTGCAGTGCTGCTCGCGGACTCGACCCTGCTCACGGCCGAGGAATTGGGTTTCGGGGAGAGCGCCTTTGCCCTGAACGGGCTCGGCCTGGCGGATAAAACCTTGAAGGAAGCTCGCGCCATGCTTGAAAAGAAGATGGTTTTGGCAGCCCTGGCCAAGTTCGAGGGCAATATAGTAAAAGCTTCCGAAGCGCTCGGGATCAGCCGGCCGACCATGTATGACCTTTTGAAGAAACACGAGATCGAAAATTAG
- a CDS encoding ATP-binding protein: MTKRYAEQDHLFELNRGGTVGREECFSHRLHELDDSNDVRVLNELKAKQGALLIQNEELRRALDNVEKKLAIYSDFYDFSPYGLVSLDEQGRVWEATPWTTTQLGVERDALLGSSFGQRVASQDMEKFRVHLDLVFKTGDRQSCELMLKRKNMQDLRVKIDSIKSANSGCANLCMSAMEDSTGMNESKLLNNLSSHDVDEIFYSNEDCSVEGDDKFKILLQQFHAILSDISGTVIIVSPDMRVLWSNIVNDFGINSNISESVLKYCNDFVSNSSVLYEKSVITDCFNSGEKKSCIVTHGESVLDIRAFPVKENGSVSSVLLLVCDVTGKMAIQADAQYACHLLSLGELAASVAHEINNPVNGIINYGQILVNECGAESMERDLGVRILKEGERIGRLVKSLLSYAHERRKEKRATQVATILEETLALTQAQIRKDGIQLVLDVPESLPKVTANLQQVQQGFINIISNARYALNEKYPGWHKDKCLAISGESVMLDGCPFVRVAFLDHGGGITTEKLSFLTRPFFSTKPFGKGTGLGLSITQKIIDDHGGHLRFESEEGEFTRVIIDLPVHQKDEGSCK, from the coding sequence ATGACAAAACGGTATGCGGAGCAAGATCACCTCTTTGAGTTGAACAGGGGGGGAACGGTGGGCCGGGAGGAGTGTTTCTCCCACCGGCTTCATGAGCTTGACGATTCCAATGATGTTCGAGTGCTGAATGAACTCAAAGCCAAGCAGGGCGCGTTGTTGATACAGAACGAAGAATTGCGCAGGGCTCTGGACAACGTGGAGAAAAAATTAGCGATTTATTCGGATTTTTATGATTTTTCGCCCTATGGTTTGGTCAGCCTGGACGAACAGGGCCGCGTTTGGGAGGCAACCCCTTGGACAACCACTCAATTGGGCGTGGAAAGGGACGCGCTGCTTGGCTCGTCTTTTGGGCAGCGTGTCGCTTCACAGGATATGGAAAAATTCAGGGTGCATCTTGATCTCGTGTTCAAGACAGGAGATCGGCAGAGTTGTGAGTTGATGCTCAAGCGGAAGAACATGCAGGATCTTCGGGTCAAAATAGACAGCATCAAATCTGCAAATAGTGGCTGCGCCAATTTGTGCATGTCTGCTATGGAAGATAGTACCGGCATGAATGAGTCGAAACTTCTAAATAATTTATCTTCTCATGATGTTGATGAAATTTTTTATTCAAATGAAGATTGCTCTGTAGAAGGTGACGATAAATTTAAAATACTATTGCAGCAGTTTCATGCGATATTAAGTGATATCAGTGGAACGGTAATTATTGTTTCTCCAGATATGAGAGTTTTATGGTCGAATATAGTCAATGATTTCGGAATTAACTCGAATATATCAGAAAGTGTTTTGAAGTATTGCAATGATTTTGTGAGCAATTCTTCAGTGCTCTATGAAAAATCTGTTATCACTGATTGTTTTAATAGCGGAGAAAAAAAATCGTGCATCGTTACGCATGGCGAATCTGTTTTGGATATACGGGCCTTTCCCGTTAAGGAAAATGGAAGTGTGAGCAGTGTGCTGCTGCTGGTGTGCGATGTCACGGGGAAAATGGCGATCCAGGCGGATGCGCAGTATGCCTGCCATCTTTTGTCACTCGGGGAACTGGCTGCGAGCGTCGCGCATGAGATAAACAATCCGGTCAACGGCATCATCAATTACGGGCAAATACTGGTCAACGAATGCGGCGCAGAGAGCATGGAACGTGATCTGGGAGTGCGCATCCTCAAAGAGGGCGAGCGCATCGGCCGCCTCGTCAAGTCCCTCCTTTCCTACGCGCACGAAAGGCGAAAAGAGAAAAGAGCGACACAGGTCGCGACCATCCTTGAGGAAACCCTGGCCCTGACCCAGGCCCAGATTCGCAAGGACGGCATTCAGCTTGTTCTCGACGTCCCTGAAAGCCTCCCCAAGGTCACGGCAAATTTGCAGCAAGTGCAGCAGGGGTTCATAAACATCATCAGCAATGCGCGTTATGCATTGAACGAAAAGTATCCGGGGTGGCATAAGGACAAATGTCTCGCGATCTCCGGCGAATCCGTCATGCTCGATGGCTGCCCTTTTGTGCGGGTGGCGTTTCTGGATCATGGGGGAGGGATAACAACCGAAAAACTCTCGTTTCTGACCAGACCGTTTTTCTCCACCAAGCCTTTTGGCAAGGGGACCGGGCTGGGGCTCAGCATTACGCAGAAGATCATCGATGATCACGGCGGTCATCTGCGGTTTGAGAGTGAAGAGGGGGAGTTTACCCGCGTTATAATTGATTTGCCGGTTCATCAAAAAGATGAAGGATCATGTAAATGA